The sequence ACGCGCTTACGGAGCACGACCGATGGTTTCATGGACCAGGTTCATCAATTGCGCAATCAATACAAGGCCGATCTGGTCCCCTTGATCGTGGACAACGGCGGAGGCTATTGCGGCATCGCTTATGTCATGGCGAATGGCCCACGTGCCAGCTTCGCGAATTATGCCTTTAGCGTAACGGATCGCGAGTGCGTGGCCAACAACACGCTCACTCACGAATTGGGTCACAACATGGGAAATGCGCACGACCGCGCGAGCGGCGGAACCGGGGTCTTTGCTTACTCTTATGGATATCGGGATACTGTTGGAAAATTTCGGACGATCATGGCGTACCCTTGCCCCACGGTCTCCTGTCCGCGCGTGAAGTATTTCTCAAACCCGAAGATCACGATCAACGGCCGGCCAGCCGGGATCGATCACAAGGTGAACCCTACGAACTCCGCGGACAATGCCCGATCCATGAACGAGGTCCGTAATATTGTTGCCGCATGGCGAACGGGAACCTCCACCTCAGCTGCTACGTCTGGCAATACCTTGAGGAACTCCCGGGTCAACTCACCCGCAGATTCTCCCAACGATGGGGGCGATGACTCGGAAGACGAGTTCGACGATGAGTCACTTGATGAACCTCGCACAGAGTCTCGCCAAAACTCGCGTGGAAAGTCTCGCCTGCCACTCCCATGAGCAAGACTCTACCGGAAGGACTGAAGCCCGGTCCTTCCGGTCACAATCTCGCTCAGATGTCGTCTTCGATGTGTTAGAGTGAATGAGAAGGCAACTGGCTCCAGGAGATGATCGGTGCTCCAGTTATTTCGATATCTTCTTCTCGTTATGGCAGTCGGTGGCGTGATAAGCCAGATTGCGTGGGCCGATGAACCGCCGGCGCCACAGAGCTTGTGGCAGACCGTTCTGACTCCTCCCCCCACCAATCAACCACCGCTGCCGAAGAAGCCGTGGATGATCCGCGATCGAGAGATCGCGCTCGACCTTCCACTCCTTCACATACTCAAGGATGCAGGGGCCCGACCTCTTCCTAAAATCACCGTAGAACTCTTCGACAATGCCAACCCTGAACTGGACGTTTCCTCCACGGTCTCTCGTATCAACGACACCAGTGTCGTCCGCGGGATCTTCAAGCCTCCCGTACAAGGCGACTTCACATTTGTCATCACCGGCAATCTCCTAATCGGCACCATCCAGATCGGTAACCGACTTTATAAAACCGATCATATCGGCAACGGTCGACTCCGGCTGGTTGAGCTTGATCCCGACAAAATGCCGCGTGACTGATATTCGTCGTCCTTTTCACATCATCGATCCGAATTGAGATCCCCACGAAACCTACGATTTTGTTTCTGTGAGTATGTGCGACACCTATTGATGGCCGCAATCTATGATGCCCCTCTTCCCGTTAGAAACTTCGATCCAGTCGTTTCCCAGAGCCCATACTTTCCTGGCGACTCATCTCGCTGCTCAACCTGGATATGTACCAGAGGAATATCATCACCATCATAATCGCCATATTTAACGAGCCCCAAATTATCAAGATAGTCGTATCACTAAACATCATATCTCTCCCTCTTGCTTCGTATGATCGTAAATGGTTGCATACATCTAAGATCGGCGGCGCCTCCGATCCTATTCCTGCCACTTCTCGCTGATCAGCAACTCGCATGCCAGCCCGTGATTGATCTATGACTGCTTTTGATGTTTGGTTATAAGTTGCTGAAAAAATGACGTCTGGCGTCGGGCCTGGCAATGGTCCAGCTCTTTATTCGACCTATGTTATACGCATGGGGATTGGATGCGATGGATCCACCCCGTATCAGTTTCGATACGTGTGGATGGAGAAATGGGTGCCGATTCGTTTGTTCTAGACTGCTTGTCGGCAGCAGTCACCAACCGGGACGGAGACGGAAGTCTGAACGAGGTATAGAGGCTGGGCGCGGTTGATGATCGCTCAAGATAAAACTCACACCATTATGGATTCAGCGAGACGCCGAGTGAGTGGCTTGTTCGATGCCGGCGAGAATCTTCTGGCATGTCGACTCATCGAATTCATGACCATAGAAACGCAGAAACAATCCTTTGCGAATCGTGACCGCTGTGGCCTGGGGATCCAGCTCCCGAAGAGACGCTTCAACGAATGCGCGGGCGGTGTCACGCATGGCGCACCCCATGATCAACCGTGCTTCGCCTGTCCGTCGCATGAGCATGGCACGATACCGTTCCTCCATGTCAGGTGGTGTATCGGTCACAGCTCAACCTCACGATAGAGCGCAGCCAACCCAAGGCGGTCTCGCCATCTGATCAAATACGCCTGATCGATAGTCCGCACGGATCTGAGCAGATTCCGCACATCGTCGAGCTGCATCTGACTCCGGCTCTCCTTTGCCCACTCCAGCTTCGAGAGGATGAGGTCTTCAGGAGCGACGATGGTGACCGCTTCGCCGTCAATGATCACGGTACGTCGCCGGGAGAATTCCTCTCGGCAATATTCATTGTCCTTTCTGACGACACAATCAACCTTGACCACCAATGCGTTGTTGATCATTTTGAACATGGACCGATTCCTGACAGCCAGCTCGACCATGTCGCGATCGACATAATACTCATTCTGAAACAAAGCCACCATGCGCCCAACATCAGCTTCACGTAACTCGACAACGAGATCGATATCGCGCGTCATCCTGGGTGTGGCATAGAAGTTGGCCGCCATCGAGCCGGTCACCATGTAGGGAATGCCGGCCGCCGCCAAACGTGTCACGACCGATTTTAGTATGTCGAGTTCATCGCTCACAACAGCGGCAAAGCTTATGCTTTTCAGATGAAGAAGTCATCTTGTGGCGCACAAATGCGAGTAAAGAGAGTAGCTATTCGCGAACGATCCGGCTACAATGAGCTCGCTTGTACTGAAACGTATGACGACGTCGACTCCTCAAGCCAAACCGGCACCGGAAACGCACCTGCAACGGACGCTGAATGCCGCGCTCAACGAGCTGGGCACGGATTCAGTCCTGACGGCAATCTTCCATCAAGAGAATGGGCCGCTGATCGAACATGCCTCGCGCGGGTTCACCCACAGGGATGTTCAAGCTATCCTCCGCACCCTGTCGAATCATCGGACCTCTGTCTTGTCGACGACCGTGCAAGACCAAGAAGGCGGCCGCACGATTCGCCTGCGGTTGATTACCCCCGGAGCCAAATCCCTGCTCGCCGTTCCTCTTCGTCACCTCAATCGTGTCTACGGCTGTTTGGTCATCGGACGAAAAGAAGGCGCGGCGTTCTCCAAAAAGGAGAAGTCGCAGCTAGAACAAATGTGCGACGGCATGACCAAAGCATTGGACCGTGAAGGGCTCTTCAATACAAACGTAGTCATGAGCCGGTCCTACGTCGCTCAGGAACCCATTCCCCCACAACCAACCGGAGCGGACCTCTATCCACCGGTCACCAAACACTCCTCGCCCGAACTCCAAGGGAAGATTGAAGCGGCCTTAGCCGATGCTCATCAATATGTCGCCTATGATCGGGCCTGGGCCTGCTTTTACGATCCCCTGGCGGGAAACGTGGAGGTCTTGGGTCTTGTCGGCGATCTGAAGGGAGAACAGAAAGACGCAAAGAAAGAGTTGAAGCCAGGCCAGCGCCTCACCCTGGATAGTTCGGCTGCGGGATGGGCGGTGCGCCATCGAAAGC is a genomic window of Candidatus Nitrospira kreftii containing:
- a CDS encoding hypothetical protein (conserved protein of unknown function), which translates into the protein MLQLFRYLLLVMAVGGVISQIAWADEPPAPQSLWQTVLTPPPTNQPPLPKKPWMIRDREIALDLPLLHILKDAGARPLPKITVELFDNANPELDVSSTVSRINDTSVVRGIFKPPVQGDFTFVITGNLLIGTIQIGNRLYKTDHIGNGRLRLVELDPDKMPRD
- a CDS encoding hypothetical protein (conserved protein of unknown function) is translated as MTDTPPDMEERYRAMLMRRTGEARLIMGCAMRDTARAFVEASLRELDPQATAVTIRKGLFLRFYGHEFDESTCQKILAGIEQATHSASR
- a CDS encoding hypothetical protein (conserved protein of unknown function), producing MSDELDILKSVVTRLAAAGIPYMVTGSMAANFYATPRMTRDIDLVVELREADVGRMVALFQNEYYVDRDMVELAVRNRSMFKMINNALVVKVDCVVRKDNEYCREEFSRRRTVIIDGEAVTIVAPEDLILSKLEWAKESRSQMQLDDVRNLLRSVRTIDQAYLIRWRDRLGLAALYREVEL